A single window of Watersipora subatra chromosome 9, tzWatSuba1.1, whole genome shotgun sequence DNA harbors:
- the LOC137404455 gene encoding uncharacterized protein, which translates to MELEASDLYRLANECSEEDSSLRNLGGSQLPNLLVHVVHHIRYKHYNGGIPNDLTLTRQTSATASKIHSVQATTSQDDSDIPETELFWNNFVGLLYKPPRFRQRVKEFTSVQWRELEEEATQYLRQQRARVFKIQPKGNCVCVMWDMSLLSPPATEHLPTSLETPAEIDIGELEEGDNYLSNPEGENDRGAPNDLGDTVREGEVEYNQAISERDEDDYSVGGSEYRGACKVDEEGD; encoded by the exons ATGGAACTTGAAGCATCTGATCTCTACAGACTG GCTAATGAATGCTCTGAAGAGGACAGTAGTCTGAGGAATTTGGGTGGCAGTCAGCTCCCCAACCTGCTTGTGCATGTTGTACATCACATTAGGTACAAGCACTACAACGGGGGTATCCCAAATGACCTTACATTGACCAGACAAACCAGCGCTACAGCTAGTAAAATCCATTCTGTACAGGCAACTACATCACAGGATGACTCTGACATTCCTGAGACAG AACTATTCTGGAACAATTTTGTTGGTTTGCTTTACAAACCCCCACGCTTCCGGCAGCGAGTAAAAGAGTTTACCTCTGTGCAATGGAGAGAACTGGAGGAAGAAGCGACACAATATTTGAGGCAACAAAGAGCTCGTGTGTTTAAAATACAGCCAAAAGGCAActgtgtgtg TGTAATGTGGGACATGAGCTTATTGAGTCCTCCTGCGACTGAACACTTGCCAACTTCACTCGAGACCCCAGCTGAAATAGATATAGGAGAACTTGAGGAGGGAGATAATTACCTATCAAATCCAGAAGGCGAGAATGACAGAGGCGCACCGAATGATCTTGGAGATACGGTACGTGAAGGTGAAGTTGAGTACAATCAAGCCATTTCAGAACGTGATGAGGATGACTACAGTGTTGGCGGTTCAGAATACAGAGGTGCATGTAAAGTGGATGAGGAAGGTGACTAG